The following proteins come from a genomic window of Fusibacter sp. A1:
- a CDS encoding ABC-F family ATP-binding cassette domain-containing protein, with product MIIQIDNLSKSYAEKTLFSDISVTLTDGDKVGLIGVNGTGKSTFLKILSGYEVADTGLLSMPKQTVIAYLPQVPVYNEDTTVLEDVFYGDSEVMRIIREYEWTSKALEKDAMNEGLQARFTQLTDRMTALDAWSFESQVKTILSKLGVDNYDDKVSSLSGGQQKRIALARALITPSDLLILDEPTNHLDHQTVDWLETYLGGYKGALVMITHDRYFLDRVVNRTLELDEGSMYSYSGNYAQFLEKKLERKERDHTTKEKQAKLYKQELAWMRAGVQARRTKQKARKERFKDLESSLENKNDIGMSIDVGHRRLGTKTIEMEQVTFSYGNGVNLIDGYDFLLDRNDRLGIIGQNGMGKSTFLNVLTGKLKPTSGKVSIGETVSIGYFTQHASELPPEKRAIDFIKDIAEFVTTASGAKITASQMMERFLFDKNLQWNPIGKLSGGERRRLYLLSVLMATPNVLILDEPTNDLDIDTMTILEAYLDEFSGAVIAVSHDRYFLDRVCDRVMSFEQIGQIRMNTGNYSDYMNKWQDEQNALIKTSEIKTDTRTKNVKLKMTYKEQKEFEALDGDIANAEERLTMLDDEMVRCATDFVRLQHLQEEKDALEEVLLTLLERQEYLDDLNERIKSQ from the coding sequence ATGATTATACAAATTGACAATTTATCAAAGAGCTATGCTGAGAAGACGCTCTTTAGCGATATATCCGTAACACTTACAGACGGAGATAAAGTAGGGCTGATCGGAGTTAATGGAACAGGAAAGAGTACGTTTCTTAAAATTTTATCGGGCTATGAGGTTGCTGATACCGGACTTTTGTCGATGCCAAAGCAGACTGTGATAGCCTATTTGCCGCAAGTACCGGTTTATAATGAAGATACGACCGTGCTTGAGGATGTGTTTTATGGAGATTCCGAGGTCATGCGGATCATCAGGGAGTATGAATGGACATCAAAAGCACTTGAAAAGGACGCAATGAACGAGGGTTTACAAGCAAGGTTCACCCAGTTGACAGATCGCATGACCGCACTTGACGCATGGTCGTTCGAGAGTCAGGTGAAGACGATTCTGTCTAAGCTTGGCGTAGATAACTATGATGACAAGGTTTCTTCCCTGTCGGGAGGTCAGCAAAAGCGTATCGCCCTTGCAAGAGCACTTATCACACCGTCAGACCTGTTGATTCTTGATGAGCCGACAAACCATCTCGACCATCAGACCGTGGATTGGTTGGAAACGTATTTGGGTGGATATAAGGGCGCACTCGTGATGATTACCCATGACCGCTACTTTTTAGATCGTGTCGTGAACAGGACCCTGGAGTTGGATGAGGGTTCTATGTACAGTTATTCCGGCAATTACGCTCAGTTTCTCGAAAAAAAACTAGAACGAAAAGAAAGAGACCATACGACAAAAGAAAAGCAGGCGAAATTATATAAGCAGGAACTCGCATGGATGCGCGCGGGTGTTCAGGCACGTCGGACCAAGCAAAAGGCAAGAAAAGAACGCTTTAAAGATCTGGAATCGTCTCTTGAGAACAAGAATGATATCGGCATGTCCATCGATGTGGGCCACAGAAGGCTAGGGACCAAGACCATAGAGATGGAACAGGTTACTTTCTCTTATGGAAACGGCGTCAATTTGATAGACGGGTATGACTTCTTACTTGATCGAAACGACAGGTTGGGGATCATCGGTCAAAACGGAATGGGAAAATCCACATTCTTAAATGTACTGACTGGAAAACTAAAACCCACATCCGGAAAAGTCAGTATCGGAGAGACAGTGAGCATCGGCTACTTCACGCAACATGCGTCCGAGCTTCCGCCTGAAAAAAGGGCGATTGATTTCATAAAAGATATCGCTGAATTTGTCACCACAGCAAGTGGTGCGAAGATTACGGCCTCACAAATGATGGAACGATTCCTTTTTGATAAGAATTTACAGTGGAATCCGATAGGTAAGCTGTCGGGAGGAGAAAGGCGCAGGCTTTATCTTTTAAGCGTCTTAATGGCCACGCCAAACGTGCTGATTCTCGATGAGCCCACAAATGACCTTGATATCGATACGATGACCATACTGGAAGCTTATCTGGATGAGTTTTCAGGAGCTGTGATAGCAGTCTCGCATGACCGTTATTTTCTTGACCGCGTCTGTGACAGAGTCATGTCCTTTGAACAAATAGGGCAGATACGGATGAATACAGGAAATTACTCGGACTATATGAATAAGTGGCAAGATGAGCAAAACGCACTTATCAAAACGAGTGAAATCAAGACGGATACACGTACTAAAAATGTGAAGTTAAAGATGACCTATAAAGAACAAAAGGAATTTGAAGCATTGGATGGCGATATCGCAAACGCCGAAGAGCGGTTGACGATGCTGGATGATGAAATGGTCAGGTGTGCTACAGATTTTGTACGCTTGCAACATCTGCAGGAAGAGAAAGATGCTTTGGAAGAAGTGCTTCTGACACTACTCGAGCGTCAGGAATATCTGGACGATTTAAATGAGAGAATTAAATCGCAGTAG
- a CDS encoding phosphopantetheine-binding protein → MSLKIIRAILAERMGYSDDTEITSNLSLFDDLEMNGNDFDETIAELEERFDIEFDDDDIDGIEYVSDLVKFVKKHAE, encoded by the coding sequence ATGTCTTTAAAAATCATTAGAGCAATTTTAGCAGAACGTATGGGATATAGTGACGATACAGAAATCACATCAAATCTTTCGCTATTTGACGATCTAGAAATGAATGGCAACGATTTTGATGAAACAATAGCAGAACTTGAAGAGCGTTTTGATATCGAATTTGACGATGATGATATCGATGGCATTGAATATGTCAGTGATTTAGTCAAATTTGTAAAAAAACACGCAGAATAG